In the genome of Bubalus kerabau isolate K-KA32 ecotype Philippines breed swamp buffalo chromosome 8, PCC_UOA_SB_1v2, whole genome shotgun sequence, one region contains:
- the EVX1 gene encoding homeobox even-skipped homolog protein 1: MESRKDMVMFLDGGQLGTLVGKRVSNLSEAVGSPLPEPPEKMVPRGCLSPRAGPPAARERGGGGLEEEPVDGLAGSAAGPGAESRAAGAAVLGPGPPAASADSLSGQGQPSSSDTESDFYEEIEVSCTPDCATGNAEYQHSKGPGSEALASSPNGSSETPKSNGSGGSQGSLACSASDQMRRYRTAFTREQIARLEKEFYRENYVSRPRRCELAAALNLPETTIKVWFQNRRMKDKRQRLAMTWPHPADPAFYTYMMSHAAAAGGLPYPFPSHLPLPYYSPVGLGAASAASAAASPFSGPLRPLDTFRVLSQPYPRPELLCAFRHPPLYPGPAHGLGTAAGGPCSCLACHGGPANGLAPRAAAAAASDFTCASTSRSDSFLSFAPSVLSKASSVALDQREEVPLTR; the protein is encoded by the exons ATGGAGAGCCGAAAGGACATGGTTATGTTTTTGGATGGGGGTCAGCTTGGCACTCTGGTTGGCAAGAGGGTCTCCAATTTGTCCGAAGCCGTGGGCAGCCCGCTGCCCGAGCCGCCCGAGAAGATGGTGCCCCGTGGTTGCCTGAGCCCGCGGGCCGGTCCTCCGGCCGCCCGGGAGCGCGGCGGGGGAGGCCTGGAGGAGGAGCCGGTGGACGGACTAGCAGGCAGCGCTGCGGGGCCGGGCGCCGAGTCGCGGGCAGCCGGGGCCGCGGTACTCGGCCCCGGACCTCCGGCTGCCTCCGCCGACAGTCTCTCTGGCCAGGGGCAACCCAGCAGCTCAGACACCGAGTCGGATTTCTATGAAGAAATCGAGGTGAGCTGCACCCCGGACTGCGCCACGGGGAACGCCGAATACCAGCACAGCAAAG GGCCTGGCTCTGAAGCACTGGCCAGCAGTCCCAATGGCAGCAGCGAGACCCCCAAAAGCAATGGCAGCGGTGGCTCCCAGGGCAGCCTGGCCTGCAGTGCTAGTGACCAGATGCGACGGTACCGTACTGCCTTCACCCGGGAGCAGATTGCACGACTGGAGAAGGAATTCTACAGGGAGAACTATGTATCCAGGCCTCGGAGATGTGAGCTGGCGGCTGCCCTAAACCTGCCCGAAACCACAATCAAG GTGTGGTTCCAGAACAGGCGCATGAAGGACAAGCGGCAGCGGTTAGCCATGACGTGGCCGCACCCGGCCGACCCCGCCTTCTACACGTACATGATGAGCCACGCGGCGGCCGCGGGCGGCCTGCCCTACCCTTTCCCGTCGCACCTGCCCTTGCCCTACTACTCGCCCGTGGGTCTGGGCGCCGCGTCCGCCGCATCCGCCGCCGCCTCGCCTTTCAGCGGCCCGCTGCGCCCGCTCGACACCTTCCGTGTGCTCTCGCAGCCCTACCCACGGCCCGAACTGCTGTGCGCCTTCCGCCACCCGCCGCTCTACCCGGGCCCGGCGCACGGACTGGGCACCGCGGCCGGCGGCCCCTGCTCCTGCCTCGCCTGCCACGGCGGCCCGGCCAACGGGCTGGCGCCCcgcgccgctgccgccgccgcctcggACTTCACCTGTGCCTCCACCTCCCGCTCGGACTCCTTCCTCTCCTTCGCGCCGTCGGTGCTCAGCAAGGCCTCCTCCGTGGCGCTGGACCAGAGGGAGGAGGTGCCCCTCACCAGATAA